One segment of Terriglobia bacterium DNA contains the following:
- a CDS encoding VWA domain-containing protein yields the protein MLRLTLGKKGLICALAVATLPVLSQQTLPDGPKPKEAQQSPQNVPDAPQPKTQQSGQFPENAPPAPINTHPPEQPEAAPTPTPAERPAPGQGQLASGRDDLYKMSVAVNFVQIPVRVKNRSGSLVPGLTSNDFRVYEDGVLQQLKFFTADAFPLSAAVVVATDLPSVTMKKVNESLPALIGAFSEVDEVALYRYGHTVQQVSGFSGASSVSTASVNRIKRPGRQGGPPITGGPFGGGPSINGHPVSDPNANGGRAGDVQTPPREFYVLNDAILRAAQDLSKRDKTRRRIIFVVSDGRELGSTAGYDEVRRVLLANGISVYGVGVDTAAIPIYDKANRVRIPGFGTGNILPRYAADTGGDMIAEFDRQGIEQAYSKIADAARNQYTLGYTTQATKSSAFRTIDVRVLRPNLSVFAKQGYFPLPPQAQQSSRP from the coding sequence ATGCTTAGGTTGACCCTTGGGAAGAAAGGGCTGATTTGCGCCCTAGCGGTGGCAACTTTGCCTGTTCTAAGTCAACAGACCCTTCCCGATGGCCCCAAGCCAAAGGAGGCGCAACAGTCTCCTCAGAACGTCCCAGACGCGCCCCAGCCCAAGACCCAGCAATCGGGGCAATTCCCGGAAAATGCCCCTCCGGCGCCGATCAACACGCATCCTCCTGAGCAGCCCGAAGCCGCGCCGACTCCAACGCCAGCTGAGCGTCCCGCGCCGGGCCAGGGTCAATTGGCAAGTGGCCGTGACGACCTGTACAAGATGAGCGTAGCTGTAAACTTTGTGCAGATTCCCGTACGGGTTAAAAACCGTTCCGGCAGCCTGGTCCCAGGGCTTACTTCCAATGACTTCAGGGTTTATGAAGACGGGGTGCTGCAACAGCTTAAGTTTTTTACCGCGGACGCATTCCCGCTTTCAGCGGCCGTAGTTGTGGCCACGGATTTGCCCTCCGTAACCATGAAAAAAGTCAATGAATCGCTGCCGGCGCTTATTGGCGCTTTCAGTGAAGTGGATGAGGTCGCGCTCTATCGCTACGGCCACACCGTGCAACAGGTTTCGGGCTTTTCCGGCGCTTCCAGTGTCTCCACTGCCAGCGTGAATCGCATCAAGCGTCCCGGACGGCAGGGCGGTCCACCCATTACGGGCGGGCCTTTCGGTGGCGGACCGAGCATCAATGGCCATCCGGTGAGCGATCCCAATGCCAACGGCGGCAGGGCGGGCGACGTGCAAACACCACCGCGCGAATTTTATGTGCTGAATGACGCGATTTTAAGAGCGGCCCAGGACCTGAGCAAACGCGATAAGACTCGCCGGCGCATTATCTTTGTCGTTAGCGACGGGCGCGAGCTGGGCAGCACTGCCGGATACGATGAGGTGAGGAGAGTCCTGCTGGCCAATGGCATCAGTGTGTACGGCGTGGGCGTGGATACCGCCGCAATCCCGATTTACGACAAAGCCAACCGCGTACGTATTCCGGGCTTTGGGACCGGAAACATACTACCCCGTTATGCTGCTGATACCGGGGGCGACATGATCGCGGAATTCGACCGCCAGGGCATAGAACAGGCCTATTCCAAAATCGCGGACGCGGCACGCAATCAGTACACGCTGGGATATACGACCCAGGCGACAAAATCGAGCGCTTTCCGCACCATTGACGTCCGCGTGCTGCGCCCGAACCTGAGCGTTTTTGCCAAACAAGGTTATTTCCCGTTGCCACCGCAGGCGCAACAGAGCTCACGGCCATAG
- a CDS encoding VWA domain-containing protein has protein sequence MRTLFLVFAIAFIPLSIFAQQEAAPPSVQQNTGKNQVQNQDKDQVPDKDQGKIPVFRKNVTVVNVLFTVKDKHGALIPNLSKDHFDLFEDGKPQTIKYFSNESDLPITLGLLIDSSKSMERTLPEEKVVAAGFLQKVLTSKDLAFVISFDITVDLLQDLTGDMHSLRRGLDKARINTNTAGMAPMGNPGPVPTASGSNKGTLLFDAVYLAADEVLSRQVGRKAMIILTDGDDVGSKLRLKDSIEAAQRADTVAYVLLITDPMYPSNYGDMSKLTEQTGGRLISVSRPDKLDKAFAEIAAELRSQYLLGFSSTNPVNDGKFRRLEVKSKDGYKIQARKGYYPPNDAAASR, from the coding sequence ATGCGGACTTTATTTCTCGTCTTCGCGATCGCTTTTATTCCCCTGTCGATTTTTGCTCAGCAGGAAGCTGCTCCCCCTTCCGTGCAGCAAAATACCGGTAAGAACCAGGTCCAAAATCAAGATAAGGATCAGGTTCCCGACAAAGACCAGGGCAAGATTCCGGTGTTCCGCAAGAACGTGACCGTGGTCAACGTTTTGTTTACGGTAAAAGACAAACACGGCGCTTTGATCCCTAACCTCAGCAAGGACCATTTTGACCTGTTCGAAGACGGCAAGCCGCAGACAATCAAATACTTTTCTAATGAGAGCGACCTGCCAATCACGCTGGGGCTGCTGATTGACAGCAGCAAGAGCATGGAACGAACGTTGCCGGAGGAAAAGGTTGTGGCCGCCGGATTTCTGCAAAAAGTGCTCACCAGCAAAGATCTGGCTTTTGTGATCAGCTTTGACATCACCGTGGACCTGCTCCAGGACCTTACCGGCGACATGCATTCTTTGCGCAGGGGGCTGGATAAGGCACGTATCAATACCAATACGGCAGGCATGGCGCCGATGGGAAATCCCGGCCCTGTGCCTACGGCAAGCGGCAGCAATAAAGGCACACTGCTGTTTGACGCTGTGTATTTGGCCGCCGATGAGGTCTTGAGCCGTCAGGTCGGACGCAAAGCCATGATCATCCTTACTGATGGCGACGACGTGGGCAGCAAGTTGCGGCTAAAGGATTCAATTGAAGCCGCCCAAAGGGCGGACACTGTGGCTTACGTGCTGCTGATCACGGATCCTATGTATCCTTCGAATTACGGCGATATGAGCAAACTCACGGAGCAGACTGGCGGCCGCCTCATCTCGGTGAGCCGTCCGGACAAGCTGGACAAAGCGTTTGCAGAAATTGCCGCTGAACTGCGCAGCCAGTACCTGCTCGGCTTTAGTTCCACGAATCCAGTGAATGACGGTAAATTCCGCCGGCTGGAGGTCAAATCGAAAGACGGATACAAGATCCAGGCGCGTAAAGGTTACTATCCACCGAATGACGCGGCGGCAAGCCGGTAA
- a CDS encoding VWA domain-containing protein, whose amino-acid sequence MTLKKYLFVFIAMCIASTLAMAQQPIPAPTPSPSAGSQQQPDDTKTDSKNGQIPTVRVRTDEVNVVFTVVDKDGKFVRDLKQNQFRVLDNKLPPRQMMNFAAQTDLPLHVGLLIDASNSIRDRFQFEKDAASEFLYEIVRPKADKAFVLAFDETWDVTQDFTGDVDKLRTGVKVIKAGGGTAMWDSIYFACRDKLMKEPSTGAVRRAIILISDGEDNLSRVYRDEAIDMAQRAEVIVYTISTSLVERHTKGDDDLRKLADATGGRAFFPVKLDDVVAAFSDIQEELRSQYMISYRPDQFVANGQFRPIQIMTDSKKYKVRAKKGYYVPKQ is encoded by the coding sequence TTTAGCCATGGCGCAGCAACCGATTCCTGCCCCCACTCCGTCGCCATCGGCTGGCAGCCAGCAGCAGCCGGACGATACAAAAACCGACTCTAAGAATGGGCAAATCCCCACCGTCCGCGTGCGAACCGACGAAGTCAACGTGGTTTTCACAGTCGTGGATAAGGACGGCAAATTCGTGCGCGACCTGAAGCAGAACCAATTCAGGGTCCTGGACAACAAGCTGCCGCCGCGACAGATGATGAACTTTGCCGCGCAAACGGACTTGCCTTTGCACGTGGGCCTGCTGATTGACGCCAGCAACTCGATTCGCGACCGCTTCCAGTTTGAAAAGGACGCCGCCTCGGAATTTCTATACGAAATTGTCCGCCCCAAGGCTGATAAGGCTTTTGTGCTGGCTTTTGATGAAACCTGGGACGTAACGCAGGATTTTACCGGGGACGTTGATAAGCTCCGCACCGGCGTAAAGGTCATCAAGGCTGGCGGTGGAACAGCGATGTGGGACTCAATCTATTTCGCCTGCCGCGACAAGCTCATGAAAGAGCCATCCACTGGAGCGGTGCGCCGGGCCATTATTTTGATCTCAGACGGCGAGGACAACCTGAGCCGCGTGTATCGCGATGAAGCGATTGACATGGCCCAACGCGCGGAAGTTATCGTCTATACGATCAGCACGTCCCTGGTGGAAAGACACACAAAAGGCGATGACGATTTGAGGAAGCTGGCAGATGCCACGGGAGGCCGCGCTTTTTTTCCTGTAAAGCTAGACGATGTGGTTGCAGCTTTTTCTGATATCCAGGAAGAGTTGCGCAGCCAGTACATGATCTCTTATCGCCCAGATCAGTTTGTGGCCAATGGCCAGTTCCGGCCAATCCAGATCATGACGGACAGCAAGAAATATAAAGTTCGGGCGAAAAAAGGATATTACGTCCCTAAGCAATAA